ACAGTAACATGAAGATTTGACTGATTTGTGGCAGTAAATGGTGGATTAGATCAGTTTGACATAAGCTTTGGCCAATAACCCATCAACCGAAATAAAAATAATCGGGGCTAATTGATCCTcccaaactgcattttcttttgaatatttcaggtatggaaatctgtaaaaaaacatttttttttgttaatttccaGAGATTTGATGAATCTATAAATAAAGTTCTGGCAATAGGTGAAGGTTCTCAAGAATTTACAAATTTAACCCAAGTGAGAAGATGTTTTTAGATGTATTGTAATCATGCAAAATCAGGTAATAATAgagaaaagattatttaaaaagcaaagaaacaaaaaaacccacatctGACCTGCTGTTGATATGGAGACGATGTACACAGCGTGATTTTGGCTCTTACACGTCACAGTCCCATTATTGCGGATTTCACACCTGTACGTCCCAGTTTGTTTGGGCTCGGTGAGGAGCAGTACCTTACCTGAACCCACATATTCCCAGCTCTCATTTTGAAGATGGGACCTGGACCAGGTTATGTTTTGTGATGGGATTGTTGTTTGACAGAGCAGCTCGACTGTTAGACCTGCTGCAACTGGGTAGTCTGGTGTGGCCACAAGATGCGGGCAATCCACTGGTactgttgtttttggttttatggtggaaagaagcaaaagaagataagaacaatttaatattttcatgaaaaaattacagcaaagcaatgttttcttttgtttagttttactaCACAGTTTAGAGATTTGTGATCTGTCATAATCTTATTTTAGAATGAATATAATATTTCACATATATATGGTAACTGTGCAGCATCATTGTCCTATATAATCATTCCTATTTTCATTTATTGGTTTTGTAGATACAAAAACCAAAATCCAGGCTTGGTTTGAAACCTTGAGGGTTTCATATAATTCAGGCATTTAACTGCATGTTTTTTCGGAACCCCAACAAATTGTCATGTTGAAAGTTAACAATTAAggacattaataaaaatgtgtgccACTACAAAATACGCAATTTtcagaaattacattttctctcttcaAACTTAAGCATTATTCTACGCCCAATTTTCTTTTCCCCAAAAACAAATTCCATATTTTTTCAGATCATGTGAAAAACcagcatttttatgtatttgtccATAAAAGGTGAACAACCTAGGCCTATAAATCTCTGCTTGTTTAAACTTCAGCTTTACCTTTACAAATCTACCTCTGTCTTTtaaatgaacaacaacaacaaaaaaaaaaatccaggtgTGTCTTACCTTGTGTCGAATTTGTGATCCTCGGGTGGGATGTTGTTGTGGGTGAATTAGAAGTCAGGGATTTCACtgcaaagacattttaagaaagagattttaaaaggCATCAAAAAACAGCTGCTCTCACTTTCTGCCTTGAGACATTTTACTTACCTGCGCTTGCACACagggaaaaaacaagaaagcaaagaaacatGTTGTATGTGATGAATCTCCTCCTGTTACGTCTGTGTGTGATACACAACGCTGATTTATTGTTCAACTCCAAACTCAGGAGGAAGTATGAGACATGGAAACTGTAGGAAGAGAAGTCTCCACTTCCctttataaaaaatttacaaaacaatgagATGATTGATCACACAAGCTTctacaaaaggagaaaaaaaacaaactgtagcACGCTCTGTTTTCCACAGCAGGAGCACAGAAAGTCAGCAGaggttttataaaacataatttggtCTGGAAAAGtttctaacatttaaaatctgccaCTCATTTATAACCTGCAGGAagaatagtgtttttttttctagctagcttttattggatttaaaaaaaaaaccaaagctGGCAGGCAAGTCTATCAGAAACACAACACGTTTGGTCTCAGAGTTTCATATCTCCGACAGAAGTCCCCTTCAGGCTCAGCTTGAGATGGCAGCTCAGATTGTAGCAGGCAGGTAGGCAGATTAGATCGATGACCTCAGGGAGCTGCGCACTGGCTGCCAGGAGGAGCAACTGGATTTTAAACCGTTctgcacaaaacaaagaaacctggTTCAGAATATTCAGCAAGCTTGTCTGACAGTCGGCATTTTAGTTGAGTATCTTCTCAACATCTGTCAAATAAAGAGCTGTAAAAAGTTTttgccccttttttttttttgctgccaagTCACTtaagtatttcagttttattttaaacaaagatcTCAGCCCTGCCTGGTTCAGTGTGAAACATTAGTTGTAAttagttctgttttttaaaaattgagttCAGCATCACAAACCACATCTTAGTCCCAGAAAtcacttaaaggggcagttttaCACATTTCCCAGGCACACACagctattttatagcacaataaattaaagatgttaccttcagttgttgcttaaaagaaatttgacttcctaTTCTGATAATCTGCCTTCAACAACCGTTAacagcattgcactgagaagtagatCTATTAATGCACCCAGCAGACGCGTAGTTCCACCAGTTGTTTACCAATtgatgctgccactagtctggaggaactgAGTAGAGAAGACGCGGGGATGGGGTGCTCCGTGGGGCAGAAACTCAGCTGGGTCTATGGAGGAAGTTTGTTAGGCACTCCGAGTGGCTTCCACAGGTGATTTCCtcaacatgcatgaaagaatcaaagcaacatcaTGATATAACACTCAAAAAAGTTTAGATTATGTACTAACCCAAACAGACTTGTCTGCCAACACGAAACGgaataaaacatctcaaaatcaacactttgaaatttaatagctgatgaaaaaaaactaatttgctGACGTCAATCAGTCTGGAAAGGGctacaaaacaactttttaaggGCATTTTCACCTTTCAACCACTCAACCATGAGGTTACAAAAGCATTTCTCTATTGTCAAGTCTTACTCTAGCTGGTTAATGTCTGGTTCGGCTCTAGCCAAGTGGTTTCTGTCTCCATCGGCAGCGAGTTCCTCTCTACAGTGGGTGTGAAAATGGGCAGGAACGTGAATCATTTGTTGAGAAACAGCTTTCAGATTCAGGATGATGTTGTTGAAACCATGAATTCTGAAAATCCTGAAGGCAATACCACTTTATCTGTTCGGAAACTCAAGCTCAAGTATATATGGGGTCTTCAGCAggacaaaatatacattttataaaatcatgAAGATGTTTTATTCAAGATAACATGTATCTCAAATTATTCAACAACTGAAGTGAAACAGTAATGGTAAGATTTCTCTCTGAAAAAGTGAAGAATCAAGCAGAAATACTTAAATGTAATAACAAGCATAATTTGCAGAGGAACTGCGCTGTAGCTACTCAGGTGATTTTGCAGATACAGTTACTAATGTGACATTGTGATGTTCCTATAATAAAGGAAGTGGTTTCTCTTGCATCAGTAAAGTGTTGCTAAAACAAACTGACTAACACTGTCCTGAGAGAAAAGCGGATGGATACACTTTTCACAACACAttgtagaaataaatgtgaGTGACTTGGTATGAGAAGCCATAGcagtaaataacatttaatgcaATCACTTTGCGTGAGACTTGGAGGTCTGTCACGAGTCTTTATGATTCATTTCTAAACATCGTAAGTAGGTTAAGTTATAACGAACAGGCAATTAGAAGCTGCACCATTGTGCTCTTTTAGCTACTACTGCAGTGCATGTGGGtgaattttggttttgttcagtggaaaacaacagaaaaataacccTCAAACCACATGAGAAAGCTCCGTTGTAAATTGTTCTATATTCTCGGCTTCTTAGAGAAGTCAACATGCAAGAAATAAATCTGTCCTCAGAAGTGCTGTTACCTTCTGGTACTAATGGCTGTTAACTCTGCTGCAAAGCGGTTatctttttgattttgtaatgaTCTTCATAAAAACTTATCATGGCGTTTTTAAAGTACCTCCAAACTTGTTCTGTCCTGggttgttttgagttttgttttttctgtgtacCTTTAGTCTCTTTCTTTGGTTAGATGaatcttgtttctgttttactctaGTTCAGTCCTCCTTAATGTTTCTAGTaatgtttatttcctgtttcaagTTATTCCTTGTTATTCTACTTTAATTATGCTCTTTAGGTCCAGTTATTCTTTAGTGTTAGATTCAGTTCCTAGTACCTTGTGTACTCTCCCTCGCCCCCTGTGCCATTTTCTCACTCTCTCCCTTCACATCTGCAATCATTAGCTCACCAGCCCAGGTCTTTTGTTCAGTATTTAAACCCCTCTCCTCCTGTTACTCCTTGCTAGTTCCTCCCGTTACTTCCTCGTCTCTTCCCTGCATTCccactgttgttttatttctcttggattgttttttttttgtcctggtttcatttggattttgtaagctttgtctgtaatttttttttattaaacaattctTCATCTACTCGATGCCTCTGCCATTTTCCATTTTGGTCCTCATAACAACACATCATCATCAGTAAGACAAACTTAGTTGTCTCATTAGCCACATAAATACAATAGTTCATTACATGCAGGATGCAGTCTCAAGAGTACCATACTGGTACAAAACACCAGTGTGTTTTGGATTAGGCAGATATGGATTACTTTCttttggtctatcacaaaagtccaatttaaattactttaaaatctgCAGTTATTTTTGTGATGCACTGTATTTTTAGGTGTGGTAGTGAGCTGCAACTTGTTTTAGGGAAGTCTTGAATGCAGATGTTGCttcctgttaaagaaaaaaaaagtttccattgcCTTTGTTGGTTAAAGTTTGAACATCTCTTGATGACTACACCCACAGTTCCCTTATTGCTGCAGAAGAGGACTAAGCTGTGATCGTGCACTCTGCCCTgctgtcacttcctgttgaccaagggaaaaaaaagagctacaATGTTAATGTATAAACAAATACCTTAGatgtaaaatctgcagaaagtaacttttataaagaacaagttgttttttagatattttttaaaacagtcgTAGGTTAAGATTGATcttctccacttcctccctgagTTACTATTGCTATCTGAAGAAACgcacaaaaacaaccaatcagaagcaggaggagggtcttggtgCTGTCAATCATATTCATGTACGCACCactaaatgtgctaaacaatttattattaaaggaaaaccgtttatctgcCTGAGCATTCACATCAGGCTATGCTATCTGGAGTGTACCAGAGAGCAGGGGGGGAGAAAATAGGTATGAGCAGCACCATACAATAttgtgactgacagcactaagacccgcctcctggctcggattggttgtttgtagttagcactgggagaaggcagaggagctcaggtttttccacagattatcaaTCTCATACCGTTGAGTCATGTCATAgtgatgaaaaatatattttctataaaagtttctgctgctttgatcATTAAACTAAAACGTAGTGAAGTTAGAGAAAGATCTACTTGTATTCTATCACTTGTGCTGGTTAACATGTGCAACACTGAACAGGTGAGCAGGGACATTATAAtgtaactgaagctgtgtgcaCCACAGGTGAGAGTGAGAGAAAGATAAATGGTAATGCTGTATAATTATCCGCTCTCACCATGGTGCACATCAGAGTGTGTATCCCTGATCGTGTATTTTAATCCCGAGTCATTACTCTTCATTATTCCTCCATTATTCATCACTCATTCATTATTCTGGCTGTTCTGCAGGCTGCATAGATGTCTGTTGGTTATCGCCACAGAAACCGCTGCAGCCCTCCTTCCAGTAAAATATCGAGGTCAGGCTTTTCTCACTCACTCATTTTTAGATCTTGATCTCTGTTTCTCATACTTGatcaaatgaaaaagaaagaaaaaatgtttttgtcatgcCTGACTACCTGTATGAGAATTTTGTCGTTATTAATCTCCAGAGTGCAGCATTGGCCCAGTAGAAGCAAAACCAATGTCTGTGTAGCTTCTCCTCAGGGCAGGCAGAATTTAAAAAGGGGTAGTGATGAAGTTATCTCCTCTGCATTAAGCAGTTTGAGTCATTATTTCACTATTTTGCACTATTTTgcatagaaatagaaaaagccACCAACACAGAAGAGTACATTCTTATTGGTACACAACAAAAACGTGAAATATGAATAATAACAGcattttagagttttaaaaagaCTTGATTTAATAACTGGGCCAGGCTTGTCGGCTCACAAACAACTTTTCTGCCCAAACTCTGAGATCAGAGCTTTTTAAGATTTTGCCCTTTTGTCACTAATTTGGCAACACGTTTAGAGTAATTGTCCATTTGCAAAGCTTATTTGCACCCAAGATTTAACTTGGTCTTGAGTTCTTACTTTAATATTTCTAGATATCAGTGTTCTTTCTTAATGATTGTCATTTTCAACCtctaatgtgttatttttttatgttcttttttgtcaggttccatgtttttctgtgtatttattttgagtttcctgtgcgtctgagtctccgtgttgtcctgtctccctttgattggttcccaggtgtgtctcgtcccctgattacctcatgtgtatttagtgtcacctgtgtctctgtatCTTTGTTGGATCCTCATCACACTTGGCGTCCTGTTCCCTGTGTTCTggtttttcattaaattcattattttgcaCTTCCAAGCTGGTTTTCTCAgtgtctgcctcacctccaccaccgcacAACGTGACAGTTTTTGAGTAATATTTTCCTCTCTAAGCTCCACCAGGATCTTCTTAAGgccttttattttagttcaggGGTTAATGTAtgaaaagaagcagaaggaCCCATCTGCTCCTCAAACATTATGATGGCTGCTCATTTACATGGTGTTTATATTTCCATATGATTGTTTAAAGGGGGGTTATTAAGTAAAATCTCCTGATTGTTGAGTCACAATCAATGGGCAAGGTTACCTAGAAATCCCAGCacagctccagcatgtttggtcaacTGGGTTTACCGCTGTCTGCTTTctacaatggctactggaaaagacaagtgttttattgttgactttaACATCCAGAAACTACTTGCTGCGTTGTTGTTGGTTGTGCTGATTGTTGCTACTTATGATGTTCAAAGACATataagtgtaaatgttgagttggggggcatGGCCTGCAGCtgttcatttggatttaaatgaaCAACTCATTCTGAAAGCCGCTCATAACTCATAACCCATAGATTTATACTAACCTGTTGATAGAAGCATCATAGGTCCTCTTtgaagagacagaggccaattttgAGCAACCAAATTGTAAagtcaaagttatttttgatatataaataatttttgcttgattgtgctataaaatggtagTATGTGCCTgtaaatacataatactgccccttaaAATCAATCGACATGGCACACGGAGTCATCTGGAAATTTTCCACCATTCTCCTCCCGACATCTTGGctgatttccttttatttctgtgtgaggacagaaaagcaggttttttttttttactgcacttGTTCAAGTCTGTATctcagtgaatatttttgatggTACAAAATCAACCAGTGGATGGTGCtaagtttccacattttgagTGAATGCCTTTATGCTTGCAAAGCCCCATTTGTAGTCTTTTATTATGTGCTGTATGTATATTACACGAAATTATgaattttttagtttgttttctggaAGAAGTTAAGAATAGAAATTCCTCATGGATAATAAACAGATGCCACTTTGCAGTCTCCTCTAAAGAGGCTATTTTAATCCACATGTATCAACACACGCATTAATGAATTTATGGATTTATTCTATATATTTCAGATTCATTGGGTTGGTTCCTTTAAATGAACTCCTCATGCAGCTgctttcagtgtttctgtgaaagCACTTGGCTGTGggctgtttttttgttcacacTTGAATTGCTGCTTCCCTCCTCTGGTGCCTTCAGTTTGTCTGCGTCTTCTGAACATTCGCCCTGTGGGGAGCAGCAGCAGTCACTTCATTACAAGGGAAAATGCATTATAATGTTGTTGAGCGGCGAGAGCACGACGTACAGTCAGAGATTTCCTTTCGGAGACAGTTGCTCTTGATGACtcaaatgaaatatgaaagcagcgagtgtgtgtgtgattgaggGTGCAGTCATCCCTGCGTCGTGCGTTGATGGATAActttcctccctcctcttgCCACTCGTTGGTTGTCATGCTGGTGATGAGTGGCTTCCTCCTGCCTTTCTGGCGGGTGGTGGGATGTCACAGTCTTACAGGCAGCTGCCAACATGCAGCCCCCCTTCAACCCGTTCACCCTTCCAGTTCAATGAGTTACTCCGTTATTGTCGCTGTCCGTTTAATCATTCCTCTCACAAAGCAGCATCTTACATCAAAATTATCGTTTCCCTTTTGCACCTTGCTGTAGAAATGGAGGAAAACCAGTAGCTACAAGAATTATTATAGCAGCATACGCGGAAACAACAGAGTACAGACGGCGCTGAGCTCCAGATGGGCGCTTCCTGTGCCAGGCAGGAAATGGGACCGAGCTCCCTCGccatcatttttcattttagcagAGAACAGAGATGATCATCACTTCATCCCAGCCACATCCATTTCCCCTGAATGCATGAGCTGCgaattcatttctttttgttcttctttctctgtgtgcGTCCCAACTGAGTTGACGAGAAACAGACAGATGATCTGATTTCAATTCAAGCGCCCGCTCGGCTCTCTGGTGGTGTTtctgaaaaaggaaagaagaggaTTAGATTGTGATTTGACCAAACAAAAAAGAGCTATCGTCGACTGAAGAACACACATACAATCACAtttagaagtttacatacatttattcCTGTAAggagttttacaaaatacttgaAAGTGGGATTGAAAGGCCTTTTTGTTGCTTCCTGAGGAAGACTGGGGGGTTGAAGTGAACCCACCACTGAAGCTTCTGACTAAAATAGTCTCAACTGGTTTCTGAAAGGGTAAACTACCGATGAGGCTCAAGTGTGAGGTGTCTAGCTGACtgaatttaatgtaaaaagacagaaagaccACTTTGGCATTTATTTCTTGACATAAATGTACACTGGACGTGTTGCGCTGAATTTTCCTCAGACAGAACCCATAAATGGGCTTCAGGTGCATATTTTATTCCCCAGtagtatttatttcaaaataaaatgttttattttcttacacttatgtgtaacactttatttatgCTGAAAAGTTTGgttacttttataaaaaaatggtGGACACTGCACACAAAAGCCTTGCAACACACATAGCCGGGACTATTGGGAATATTGTACACATGGTACGGgttcagaaaagttttcatccacatgaatAAACCACTCAGCATTGTTTTAAACATaccaaacccatagggggcagtatGTTGCTCAGCTAAAACCTACGACAACCAATCAGGTTACTTTAAAACAGCTTCCTTCTATTTGTTCGGACCGATACATAGgttgaactacttttaaattgcgtattagaatataaagttaatTAAATATGAGGCAATGTTGTTTGGAAATTGTGTCAAAGCAATTATGTGGATATCTTGGCACATTATTTGCCATTTTCTTTCCGTTTTATTGTGAACTTAAAAGACGATCGAGGATGTAAATGTATGATCTGAACTGGTTTTCCTAATTACACAATGATTGTAGcctgaaactaaaataatctttaaaaaatctcatttgaTGCAATGCTTGAAACGTCCTCTTTTTTATTACCGTACATCATTGTAAGccttttcagaaactttaacaaaactaAGGTCTAACTAAAATATCTTAAACATCCCCTCATCACTCCAAAGTATGCTTCAACAACTTCTTTAATTTCTCTATGAACATGGGTTATCATTGATTCTGCTTaatcaaatgtgaaaattatttcagtttaatttagtttgacCTTTACTCACTCCAAATGGTATTCTGGTTTTATTCAAGTGTACAGAAATGGAACCAATCATGCAGAAAAGAACCAAAGTGGCcctgaaattaaaatcattgtgtttttttttttttttatctggtcCCCAGAACCCCAACCTAAATACAATTTGGACTTGTCTGTTGGAGTTGGTGAGGTTTCATAAAGTGGGTATCCTTCATAAAGCATATTGGTCATGTCAAAGAGaaataacaacataaaaaagttaACTAGTTTTCACAGATCTTGTGTTGGGTAAAAGCAAAGTGCTTTTTCAAACCTTAACCTTTTTGTAGCGAAACATATTAACAAAATTTGCTACAAATATATTTCCAAACTTTTGAATGTTCCAGTAAGCACCTGTGGTAAAGTCCTTTTATCATAAATCCACCATGACCGGATTCTCCTGATAAGATTTATTACAGAGGAGTAAAAAGTAACCAGGGTTGTCCAAGAACCAAGTACCACTCatttattctttgatttatgtatttatatagcactttaaaactCAAAGGGAACCAGAGCAATCAAAAATACACTTGGAGAGCTTCTGAAAGACCTGAAAAGAGCATATATGATTTATCtatgaaaacaagaagaaattccCCAACTCCCATGACCTCTAATAACACTCATTGCAcaagactccactgctgaagaaaaggtATGTTGAAGGCCCTTTAAAGTTAGCAGAAAATCCTTTTGACAAGGTTGTGAAATATCACAAGAATATAAAATGGTCAAATAACTGAAGTTGAATTTGTAATTGCACACAGCATGCTTAGGAAGAAATAAGAAGTATTGGAAAAATAAGGAAGATGCTAGGAAGgataaatgaagaaatttacTCATATGATACGATatctaatacatttttataagaatCTGAATATTAAATGGGGATTTTAACAGATTGCTAGGAAGTCTTCTCATCTTCATCAACGAAGACTTCTCTGCTAA
This is a stretch of genomic DNA from Gambusia affinis linkage group LG16, SWU_Gaff_1.0, whole genome shotgun sequence. It encodes these proteins:
- the LOC122846477 gene encoding uncharacterized protein LOC122846477, with translation MFLCFLVFSLCASAVKSLTSNSPTTTSHPRITNSTQVPVDCPHLVATPDYPVAAGLTVELLCQTTIPSQNITWSRSHLQNESWEYVGSGKVLLLTEPKQTGTYRCEIRNNGTVTCKSQNHAVYIVSISTAGEKLGEAAFAFTILILIGIIAGLGWFCWERSGNKPSSSNAPKKNVPPPPEVIPKNFPQTSDADGDIYMNYTSSTQPYTDLNPSNLTGKDFYSTLS